One Nicotiana tomentosiformis chromosome 4, ASM39032v3, whole genome shotgun sequence genomic window carries:
- the LOC138910006 gene encoding uncharacterized protein, whose product MTTLTQKGAPFRLSEECKESFQKLKTALTTASVLVLPMGLESYMYCDTSRIGLRAVLMQDGSVIVYASRQLKVHEKNYPIHDLELADIVHALKIWRHFLYSVPCEKDNVVADALCQKAESLGSLAYLPAVERPLALDVQALANQFQSPIGFWIAWFLSLLYMIASESINMTTHICASLRTLYNTVMPMRLLSEMTRLEILEWKWERVTMDFIVGLPRTRKKFDGVWVIVDRLTKSAHFIPVLTTYSLEQLAQVYIREIVRLYGMPVSIISDRGT is encoded by the exons atgaccacattgacccagaagggtgctccttttagaTTGTCCGaggagtgtaaggagagctttcaaaagctcaaaactgctttgactacagcctcagtattggtgttgcctatgggtTTGGAGTCTTACATGTACTGTGATACGTCACGTATTGGCCTGAgagcggtgttgatgcaagacggtagtgTGATTGTCTATGCGTCTAGACAACTaaaggtccatgagaagaattatcctatccacgacttggaattagcagatattgttcatgccttgaagatttggcggcactttTTGTATAGTgtcccatgtgag aaagacaatgtggtggccgatgccttgtgTCAAAAGgcagagagcttgggcagtttagcatatctaccggcagtggagagaccattagcattggatgttcaggccttggctaaccaatTTCAGAGTCCAATTGGGTTCTGgattgcgtggtttctcagtcttctttatatgatcgcatcagagagcatcaaTATGACGACCCACATTTGCGCGTCTTTAAGGACACTGTACAACACAGTGATGCCAATGAGGCTTCTATcggagatgacg aggcttgagattctagagtggaaatgggagcgtgttaccatggacttcattgttgggcttccacggactcggAAGAAATTTGACggtgtatgggtgattgtggacagattgaccaagtcagctcatttcattccggtgctgactacctattctttagagcaacTAGCTCAggtctatatccgtgagattgtccgactttatggcatgccggtatctatcatctctgatcggggaaCGTAG
- the LOC138910007 gene encoding uncharacterized protein, with amino-acid sequence MAPYEALYRRQCHSPVGLFEPGEAKLLGMDLVRDALEKVKLIQDRLRTAQSRHKSYTDWKINDVAFMVGERVLLHVLQVKGVMRFGKKDITSVQFDKDLSYVEESVAILDRKVRMLRSKSIASLKVQWRGQPVKKAT; translated from the exons atggctccttatgaggccctatataggAGACAATGTCATTCCCCAGTTGGTttgtttgagccgggagaggctaagttattaggcatgGATTTGGtccgagatgccttggagaaggtcaagttgatccaggatcggcttcgtacagcccaatctagacataagagttatacAGATTGGAAGATTaatgatgttgcatttatggttggagagcgggtcttgctccacgTTTTGCaagtgaagggtgttatgaggttcgggaagaagg atatCACCTCAGTCCAATttgacaaggatttgtcttatgttgaggagtcggtggccatcttggacaggaAGGTTCGAatgttgaggtcaaagagcattgcttcattaaaggttcagtggagaggtcaaccagtcaAGAAGGCAACTTAG
- the LOC104112440 gene encoding uncharacterized protein, translated as MADKREAPILESVEEKKIPVFTVLKNGAILKNIFLLDNPPSSSSSNQETSEFEEILVVGRHPDCNITLEHPSISRFHLRIHSKPSLHSLSVTDLSSVHGTWISGKKIESGARVELKEGDRMQLGGSSRVYRLHWVPISRAYDMENPFVPENTQEEQHQEESGFSPQNDQIQKEDDDMVQGLDSSFSGMSSLPRVSSLTPPAPPLLEKMSSPFPDKYEAANRNNLPGNIHEKGEISLLQPASYQPDNENSAPEALLDSEQSKTENVVDGTPERSPQRCSSIWSRRGKLFSVQIQTGRDRAMNEKVDMETEVESLNRERAGIKSVSKDRAMNEKVDMETEVESLNRERAGIKSVSKDLFASGNKDKEEEVFTPDKENSTPSSLFLGSMKKSCLSEMTNGSDSKSVLSNMDENQEIFTPDKENRTPNTRLLRTMKKMGSQHQVKHPKPFKFSSLKKVVEPMASRAEGLVSHKKEKLGSTLGSTTKSTWSDMDDNDEEMFTPDKENMTPGTHFMRSMKKIAMLEDVQHLEAFKFPLNSVVDSIFHQNGTPNLASRNLERSEVNTVKNRMDRVPFQSLLVNSPAKTSSISPHEDVKLSGSPIKYRETKEACPFSNNSVVEQNRTWTMVVDTGSLLNKESRKSLQLLQGLKGTYLIIPRTVIRELDCMKRRASLFRRTTEVSAALEWIEDCMVNVKSWIHVQSCAEETRSVAPTPPATSPLSLFSEENGMFPIGGSLPFSPQSVLMESASPTAEDHILEYALFFKITNKNGQLVLLSNDLTMKIKAMAEGLNCETAEEFRESLVNPFSERFLWKDSSPRGRTWSCEDDFVLRETYYRGPPKKTGEAAKGLKLILLHNSHYRHICSAS; from the exons ATGGCAGACAAGCGGGAAGCTCCCATTTTAGAGAGTGTAGAAGAGAAAAAAATTCCAGTGTTTACAGTGCTAAAGAACGGTGCCATTCTCAAGAACATTTTCCTCCTTGACAACCCcccttcatcttcttcttcaaatcAAGAAACATCAGAATTTGAAGAGATTTTGGTGGTTGGTAGACACCCAGATTGTAACATTACGTTGGAACATCCAAGCATCAGCAGATTTCACCTCCGTATCCACTCTAAACCCTCCCTTCACTCCCTCTCTGTTACTGATCTCTCTTCAG TTCATGGGACATGGATTTCTGGTAAGAAAATCGAATCAGGAGCTCGAGTGGAGTTGAAAGAAGGTGATAGGATGCAGCTTGGAGGTTCAAGCAGGGTTTACAGGCTTCACTGGGTTCCAATCAGCCGCGCATATGATATGGAGAATCCATTTGTACCAGAAAACACACAGGAGGAACAACATCAG GAGGAGAGTGGCTTTTCTCCCCAGAATGACCAAATCCAGAAAGAGGATGATGATATGGTGCAGGGTTTAGACTCATCATTTTCTGGTATGAGTTCGTTACCGCGTGTGAGTAGTTTGACCCCACCAGCTCCTCCACTGCTTGAGAAAATGAGTTCTCCATTTCCTGATAAATACGAGGCAGCAAACAGAAATAATCTACCTGGGAATATCCATGAAAAAGGTGAAATTAGTTTGCTGCAGCCTGCTTCTTACCAACCTGACAATGAAAATAGTGCACCAGAAGCGCTTCTTGACTCAGAACAGTCCAAAACAGAAAATGTAGTAGATGGTACCCCGGAAAGATCACCGCAAAGATGTTCAAGCATTTGGTCTAGAAGGGGAAAACTTTTCAGTGTTCAGATTCAAACTGGTAGAGATAGGGCAATGAATGAAAAAGTTGACATGGAAACTGAAGTTGAATCGCTTAATCGTGAAAGAGCAGGAATTAAATCAGTTTCTAAAGATAGGGCAATGAATGAAAAAGTTGACATGGAAACTGAAGTTGAATCGCTTAATCGTGAAAGAGCAGGAATTAAATCAGTTTCTAAAGATCTTTTTGCTAGTGGAAACAAGGATAAAGAGGAAGAGGTCTTTACTCCTGACAAAGAGAACAGTACTCCTAGTTCTCTCTTCCTTGGGTCCATGAAGAAATCGTGTCTTTCTGAGATGACAAATGGATCAGATAGTAAGTCTGTGCTTTCTAATATGGATGAGAACCAAGAGATTTTCACTCCGGACAAGGAGAATAGGACACCAAACACTCGTTTGCTGAGGACGATGAAGAAGATGGGAAGCCAGCATCAAGTTAAGCATCCAAAACCCTTTAAATTTTCATCTCTGAAAAAAGTGGTTGAGCCAATGGCCAGTCGAGCTGAAGGTCTTGTATCCCACAAAAAAGAGAAGCTAGGATCAACTCTAGGATCAACTACTAAATCAACATGGTCTGATATGGATGACAATGATGAAGAAATGTTCACTCCAGATAAAGAAAATATGACACCTGGTACTCATTTTATGAGATCAATGAAGAAGATAGCAATGTTGGAAGATGTTCAGCATCTAGAAGCGTTTAAATTTCCTCTGAACAGTGTAGTTGATTCCATATTCCATCAAAATGGAACTCCAAACCTTGCTTCCAGAAATCTAGAGAGATCAGAGGTAAACACAGTGAAGAACAGAATGGATAGAGTGCCTTTTCAGTCACTTCTTGTGAACAGCCCTGCAAAGACCAGCTCAATATCTCCACACGAGGACGTTAAGTTGAGTGGCAGTCCAATCAAGTATCGAGAGACTAAGGAGGCATGCCCCTTCTCT AATAACAGTGTCGTGGAACAGAATAGGACGTGGACCATGGTAGTAGACACTGGTTCTTTGCTGAATAAAGAATCAAGGAAAAGTTTGCAGCTGCTGCAAGGTCTCAAGGGGACATACCTGATAATACCAAGAACCG TTATAAGAGAATTGGATTGCATGAAAAGGCGTGCTAGTTTGTTTAGAAGGACAACAGAGGTATCTGCAGCATTAGAATGGATAGAAGACTGCATGGTAAATGTAAAGTCATGGATTCATGTACAGAGTTGCGCGGAAGAAACAAGATCAGTGGCGCCAACTCCTCCTGCTACTTCTCCATTGTCTTTGTTCAGTGAGGAGAATGGCATGTTCCCTATTGGTGGTTCTCTTCCATTTTCTCCACAGAGTGTTCTAATGGAATCTGCCTCGCCCACAGCAGAAGATCATATCCTTGAATATGCCCTCTTCTTCAAAATAACCAACAAGAACGGACAACTCGTCCTCCTTAGCAATGATCTTACCATGAAAATCAAGGCCATGGCAGAA GGTTTGAACTGTGAGACAGCAGAAGAGTTTCGCGAGAGCTTAGTGAACCCATTCTCTGAGCGGTTTCTTTGGAAGGACAGTTCTCCTAGGGGAAGGACTTGGTCATGCGAGGATGACT